The Pseudomonas moraviensis genome contains the following window.
AGCATCCTCCAGCCACCGACGCATTGCAATGCTGGCAAGACCGCTCGGTCACGGGCTGTGCCGCAAGTGGTACAAATTGTCACCCGCGCTGTACCGAAACCGTCACAGCGCCCCTCCATTCGTCCGAGACAAACCGGCCAAGCCCTTGATTTGCCTGACCCGCACGGCAGTGGCCCGGCCCTTGCTCTACGCTTATAGCAAGCGCACTTGCGCGTTTCTCTAATAAGTACAAGGCCAAGGAGAACATCATCATGCGTTACGCCCACCCCGGTACTGACGGCGCCAAAGTCTCGTTCAAGAGCAAGTACGGTAACTACATCGGCGGCGAGTTCGTCGCGCCAGTCAAAGGTCAGTACTTCACCAATACCTCGCCAGTCAATGGCCAGCCCATCGCCGAATTCCCCCGCTCCACCGCCGAAGACATCGACAAGGCGCTGGACGCTGCACATGCCGCCGCCGATGCGTGGGGCGCCACTTCCGTGCAGGCGCGCTCGCTGATCCTGCTGAAAATCGCCGACCGTATCGAAGAAAACCTCGAACTGCTGGCGATCACCGAAACCTGGGACAACGGCAAAGCCATCCGCGAAACCCTCAACGCCGATATCCCGCTGGCTGCTGACCACTTCCGCTACTTCGCCGGGTGCTTGCGCGCTCAGGAAGGCAGCGCTGCGGAAATCGACGGCAACACCGTGGCCTATCACATCCATGAACCGCTGGGCGTGGTCGGCCAGATCATCCCGTGGAACTTCCCGCTGCTGATGGCCGCGTGGAAACTCGCGCCAGCACTGGCCGCCGGTAACTGCGTGGTGCTCAAACCTGCCGAGCAAACCCCGCTGGGCATCTGCGTGCTGATGGAACTGATCGGCGACCTGCTGCCGCCGGGCGTGCTCAACGTCGTGCAAGGCTTCGGCAAAGAAGCCGGCGAAGCCTTGGCGACCAGCAAGCGCATCGCCAAGATCGCCTTCACCGGTTCGACCCCGGTCGGCTCGCACATCATGAAATGCGCGGCGGAAAACATCATTCCGTCCACCGTGGAGCTGGGCGGCAAGTCGCCGAACATCTTCTTCGAAGACATCATGCAGGCCGAGCCGAGCTTCATCGAAAAAGCCGCCGAAGGTCTGGTACTGGCGTTCTTCAACCAGGGCGAAGTGTGCACCTGCCCTTCCCGCGCGCTGGTGCAGGAATCGATCTATGACGAATTCATGCAGGCCGTGATGAAGAAAGTCAGCCAGATCAAACGTGGCGACCCGCTCGACACCGACACCATGGTCGGGGCGCAAGCGTCGGAGCAGCAATTCGACAAGATCCTCTCGTACCTGGAAATCGCCAAGGGCGAAGGCGCGGAGTTGCTGACCGGCGGCAAGGTGGAAAAACTCGAGGGCAGCCTGGCGACCGGTTATTACATCCAGCCGACTCTGCTCAAGGGCACCAACAAGATGCGCGTGTTCCAGGAAGAAATCTTC
Protein-coding sequences here:
- a CDS encoding aldehyde dehydrogenase family protein yields the protein MRYAHPGTDGAKVSFKSKYGNYIGGEFVAPVKGQYFTNTSPVNGQPIAEFPRSTAEDIDKALDAAHAAADAWGATSVQARSLILLKIADRIEENLELLAITETWDNGKAIRETLNADIPLAADHFRYFAGCLRAQEGSAAEIDGNTVAYHIHEPLGVVGQIIPWNFPLLMAAWKLAPALAAGNCVVLKPAEQTPLGICVLMELIGDLLPPGVLNVVQGFGKEAGEALATSKRIAKIAFTGSTPVGSHIMKCAAENIIPSTVELGGKSPNIFFEDIMQAEPSFIEKAAEGLVLAFFNQGEVCTCPSRALVQESIYDEFMQAVMKKVSQIKRGDPLDTDTMVGAQASEQQFDKILSYLEIAKGEGAELLTGGKVEKLEGSLATGYYIQPTLLKGTNKMRVFQEEIFGPVVSITTFKDEAEALAIANDTEFGLGAGLWTRDINRAYRMGRAIKAGRVWTNCYHLYPAHAAFGGYKKSGVGRETHKMMLDHYQQTKNLLVSYDINPLGFF